The Populus alba chromosome 13, ASM523922v2, whole genome shotgun sequence genome contains the following window.
aaaaataattataaatcaggACAACCAGAATTACCTTACTAAACTCGTAAAACGGGTCATCCACTCCACAgtttatttaactaaattttttaaaaatatatcatttgttgGGTGGAAGGCTATTTTTTCGATATCGAACCGTGGACATGGCTTAAGAGGTGCGTGCCTTTCATCTTAGGTGTTGTGTAGAGCTGTAGGTGGTATTGAGACATCAATAGCAGAGGAATGATCATCACTTTGAGTGATTAGGAGTTTTCACAGACAGTCGTAAATGTTGTAACTTTGTGGTGGGCACAAATGGGACGAGAGAGAAGTCCTCAAAGATTTACCTCGTGGCAGAACCAATGTCAGAATTATTCATTCAAACTCATGTAGGCATCTGTGAAGAAACTTCCTTAATTCACAgtctaattttgataaaatcccATTCTTCAATGACAGTTTCTTGACGAAAGAATTCATTAGATGGTACAAACATATCTTTAGTTGAAAAAAATCTCTAGTTATCAAAAGTTAACGTTTGCAAGGTGCAAACCCAGTTACGATAGTAAAAACTGGTGGTAAATCTGAGATTTTCATCGTGCCATTGCAAGAAAGTATTTCAAGAATAAAGGAGCACTTTCCTGTTTAATCTCTTCGTATAAGATAGATAGCAACATGGTATACGACCATGAACACAAAACAATCAGTCTTTAAgagctcattaaaaaaaatgaagggcaGAAAGCAAGAGAACATTAACAAACAAGAATTCATGTCTCAGCGTGATTTGAAGCCATCGCACATTTGACCTTCGAGATCAAGATTGAAGAGCAATACTTTCTCTCAGAATTACTCTCAGTTTGAACATTTTTGGTGCGCAATTGGATACCAAATTTTACTTTCCAAACCAAATATCCTCACATGACAAATGCCACATTTCGTAATATTAGTATTTGGCTTTCATGGCACAAACCATTCACTGTAAAAAATTCCATGACAAAATTTAAACCACAACAAACAAACTACTCATATTGAACATTATATAATTGGTCCCCAGTCACAGAGTGAAAAAACACAAGATAACAGGCCcttaaaaaagtcaaaaaacattatttgttcATGGCAACAGGGCACAACTTCATCAGTCAAAGCCTCCAAAGTAGCAAACCACCAATGGTCCAAGAGGCCCATCACACCGAAATTGCATTCCGTGCTATTTCAGATCAAAAGTTTCTCAATGGCATCCTGAATTTTAAAAGGGAGAGAAAAGAATTATGAGCTGAATTCAACAAGGTTAACACTACATGAATTCCAGAAACGTACAGAAAGCAAAATACCTTGAGTTGTTGAATTTGGGTTTTCAATTGACTCCCCTCATTTGTCGTCACAGAACAAGCAATAACAGGCCTCGTGACACCACATGCTCGGCCAAGTGCTTGCTTTGAAGGTACAAATACATAGGGCACATTCTgccaattcaaataaaaaaaaaaatttagtttgctCTGTGCCTCCACAAAGTCATttacaaaatgaaaagaaaaggagcacaggcaaaaaacaacattaatttcaTGCCTTTGACATAAAGAGTAATCTAGGATAATTCCCAAGCATCCTTTCatagttgaaaaagaaaagagttgaaATCCAATCTCTACTATCACAAGTCAATGAACCAAGCTCTGTGAAGTCAACTTCTACTTTAATCATGTGACAAAGAGAACCAAGTCATGTACATGCTTCTTTCAAGGTAGAATTGTAGGGTATTTATGAAGGATTTCACGTAGCATGGAAATTGGGTTATAGTCAGCTTATGCTTGAGGTGGATTCTAGCATGGTGTTACATGTGATTTTGGGCAGGGATGATGCTATTACAAACGGCTATCCTTTCTTGTGCAGTATAAGACTCCTAGCAAATGCTGCAAATTTATTGTGAAGCTAATTCAGTAGCAGACTGGCTAGCAAATTACGTATATGACTTGCAGTTAGACATTACAATTCTAGAGTTGTCTTAGCTTTATGTGGAGTGATATAAGTTGGTTTATGTTCCCCCACTTTAGTACTAGCTAGTTCTTCGCTTTATATATCCTTTGTaaccagaaaagaaagaaagttgtgTGAAATTCTATAAATAAGAACGGCCTAAACTTGGGAGTTTAGAATGGGAGTTTCAAGCCTGCGTAAGAAATGCAATGGCAGAATAGcttaaaaaaagttacaaaaccATAATCCAATCCAATGAAATTCATTCTTCctaaatcaaatttattcagATTACTGAATTGAAGTCGGTGTGATTGAAGACGAGTATATATGTGAACTTGTCATATATAACCAACAAAGGCATCCAGAACTAAACTAGTGACAAAACCAGTTGTAAGGCAAtaaccagaaaaaataaaacaaaaaaccaaataaataagcATAAATCCCTAAAAATACATTCTCTTAATATTTTCACAAATACAACAAACCAATCCACAACAAGACAGAAAccccaaacaaaaaaaccatcaacaaaaagtaaaaagaaaaaaagaaaagataaccTTGTCTTCAGCAAGCAAAGGAAGATGGAGAAGGATCTCAAGTGGTTCAGTATCAGCAGCCATCACAACAAACTCAGAGATACCTCTGTTAAGTGTCTTAGTAGctgaaaatcaaaactttattaaaaCCCCATGTTTTatatcagcaaaaaaaaaaaacacacattagCTGCTACTATTGACAAAACTAACCTTCATTGGCTCCTTTCTTGAGTTGCTTGTAGTTAGCAGCTTGTtgaacaaggtcaagtattgtTATTGACAACTGGGCATCTGCAAGCGGGTATGCTTTTGGATTCACTGCTTCTACTGTCtgcaaaaccaaaaaaccaaagTGAAACctttcatagaaaacaaaactaaatccTATGCGCTGCtaaggagaaagagagagaggataccatttttaggtttagggtttcttaATCAAAGATGGAGACTTTCTCTGCTTTTGGTGAATGTAAAGCACGGAGGAGGCTAGGGTTTTTCTTTGGGGGTTTTCGTAGTTCTATTTATGAGAAGTAGAGGCGGTACAGGGTGCTGTATCAACTTGGGGAAACCTCTTATTTAGTCCTTAATGTATACATTTACTCTTATTCAAGTCccaaaataaagatatttttcaattcagCTCATACTTCTCAATCTGTCCCAATCTGTTAATATTTCCATCTGGTTTGCATATTTTATGCAATAAAAtgacttatttttaaatatatttacataaaaactaaaatcgatTGACAGGAAGATCCAATTGAGAAACATCTAAGAGTTTTTGGACctaattgataataatatttattttagagtCAATTGAGATCTGGGTAATACGGTAGGGGTAATTTGAGGTTTCTTCTGTTTATAATGTCTTTATCGATGTGGCTGAATCTAGACCATTAGTTTCAGAGAGTTTAAGTTATGAAACAGTGACAAGTTCtctaatttgacttttttttttccaagattaATGAAAGCATTGCGGAATCGAAGTGTTGGGAAAAGAGTTTGCCATTGGTTTGATTTATGTCAGAGCGTGTTTGTTTCTAGGCTGGGAaagtgtattaaaaaaaattattttttattttatttttttttatttttttagtgtttttagattgttttaagtattgatgtgaaaaataaaaaatatattattttgatatatttttaaattgaaagtaaataaccaataattaaagttttaagaaaattgatgaaGGATTAAATCTTACTTTTATGAAAAAGATTCCCAAAACCTATAAGTTTGAAGtaaaagatatgttttttttttaaaaaaaaattagttgatatatgaatagataaaaaaataacttttacaattgagtaaaaaaaaattatataaaacatgaGTGAAGAATTTGGTGAGTATTTACCataatttatgattaattaGTAATCGTAGttggtattaattttaaattattttttaaattttgttgtcACGTGATTTATTGAAcctcttttttcaaaatttattttttattttactttaggcttgattttttttttaaaaaaaaaggttttttcattatttcaatatatattttttattcttcaacttaCATTTAAAGATTTGTAGTTTTAATGGCATTGTAGTTATAAAGATATGTTTGGTAGGAGGTTAGTAAAATTTAAGCTAATTGGTTATAATGTTTTAGTAAGGTGAAACTATGATTACACTCAAAACCTTATTTTAGAAGGGTAAATAGTTTTTAGAATTAGCATGGTGGCTGGTCCGGTTCAAGGTTCGGATTTTAACTGGATCACTGGATTAttcgggtcaatttttttttaaaacaatcaaaacgacgttgttttagtaaaaaaaaaaaaatcaacgggttaTAACTGAGTTTTTAATTAGGTTGCGAGTCAACTCGCCGAGTTACACTGAGTTTTTCcttccttgttttttctttaattcgaTCTGGTTCCAACTCCGGATCAATCGAATCCCAAGTTGACTTGCTGgattggattttaaaactatgactACAACAACTTAGATTAAAGTTTAATCTCTAggaaattttttctttcttgtgacattttttttaatacaccaaatatatttttatatttctctctGGCCAATCATtagtaataattaaattattttaccatTTTGTAATAATCTTtaaccatttaatttattaactcaTCAAATATCCTTAAAAACCAACCGTTTATATCTTTAGAAATTTTcccttttaataattatatttgtaataactcacttttatgtttttttaaacctAATAGCAAATGCCACCTAAcctaacaacaacaaaataacttgttgaaaaatatgtttatatacAAGGGTTCAAAATGACTCATATTTTGACttctcaactttttatttttttattgtttttcttttgaaaaaacgAAACTAGGATTTGATACATAACtaaattcttctattttttctttctccagGGAATgctctaacaattaaaatctaGAATTCCCATTAAAACTTGAAAGAGTGGGGCAAGGATTTAAGATTTTGGAAGAGGATTATCCTCAATTTTACAATCCAAGGCCTTATATTGATACTACTATGGCTTACTTAAACTCTGCAATCTCAAACACTCTCGCGGTTCCATCACTTGAACCCGAGACAAGATAATCTTGATTGGCCGATATAGACAGGGATTGAACGGCATCAGCGTGGCCACTAAATATTCTTATGCAATCACCAGAGAGACTATCCCACAGTCTTACTTTCCCATCCACACAACCTGTTGCCACGTATCTTGAGGCACCAAGCCATGCCAGACATGTAACTCCATCCTGTCCAGAAGTTCAATTTGTGAGATATGGAATCTTGATGCCATTGTAAGAAGCCAAAACATCATTAGACGATGACTAAACTGTTGATCAATTACAACTGCTGCACACGTGAGGTGCTGGCTTTTGTTAGTTCATCGTCTTATTCTCTGAACTTTATGTTTCTATGGCTAATTGCAACTTTGATCATTATGAGCTGAGAAATTATGATTTATTCGGAGGGCTTCTACATGAAACTGGTCATCAATTGAtactaaaatgaaacaaaaacaaaactaaaacgGACCTTGTGTTCACATGAGGCACGGGGCAAAGAATGCTGCAGGTCCCAGATGATAAGCTTTTGATCCAAGCCTCCCGTAGCAGCCCAGGGGGAGCTGCCATGCACATGGTATACAATACAAGAGTGTTAAACTAGGTTACACGAGATTTCACAGAAtttgattatctttttttatttctcccgCCTGCTTTCTTTTAAGATGGGAGAAGCTTAAGATTATCAGAAGTCGACTCTTAAATATGCAAAACACAACTTATAAACAATGGTCAGTCCAAATCCGGAAACTTCAAGAAAAAGTAGGGGCGTCTCAATTTGAAGATAATCTTCAGATAAAAACAGAGACTATTACTTGTATAAGTTTGTCACCAAAGCAAATGTTATTCTCTTGTTGACAGCCTGGCAACATACAATCAACTTTTTTTCAACTGCACCAAAGCCTAGCTAATGTCTGCGTGTGTACTTCCTAGTTTCactaaataattgtttttgctaaCATTAAAGTATGTACGATTTCTCCTAGTTCCTACCACATAATTTCCTGTTGTCACACccacaaagaaagagagagagacagacagACGGACAAACAGACACTGAGAACTTGTTTTGTATTGCAGCCACAATGCCATTtccaaaaaatttgaaatatttttttcttgcttcaaattaaaatttttttttttagtgttttttattgttttgatgtgctgatataaaaaaataagttttaaaaaatgaaaaaaatatattattttaatacatttttaaacaaaaagcattttgaaaagcaatattTACCATACTCCTAAACAGGCATTGAGAAAGATTGCTTCTACCTTGGTGCAAGCCCGACACATTCAACGGAATCTGAGTGAGAAACTAGAGAACTAACCACCTGTTACAGGGAAAAAGTCTATTAAAGAGGCTACCAGTCTGATCAAATCATTTAAGCAAACATGTGGAAAGCAATTGCATTGGCAGGTATATCCAAAcattacaagaaaacaaaaaaaaaatgcaacagAAAATGTCCCAGATTATGACAACATAAAAAGAGGATAGAAATTGAAAATCCATCCAAATGCTGATAGAAACACCAGAACCAAGATATCCATGATTCCAAATCCTCTGGGCTAAAAGGTAGCGAAAGTTATGCCAGATATGCCATATGACAGGGTAAGCATAACCCACAATTCAATAGTGCCCATAGCAGAAAGAAGATTTAAACCAAGATTTTAGCTCTATCCAACCCCACACCTTAGCATTATTCAGACCTTTCCAACAAATCTAAAGAAGAATAGAACTTGAGTACATAGTAACCACACAACTTGCTTAATTGCTTCAAACTTTGAAAGAATCTCAATAAAAAGACCCAAGGCAATATCTTCTAAGAACAGATGAATTTCTGGGAACTTGCACTAGCATTCAGCTTCCAGACATTAACCTTTTGTCAAAGATTGGATAACTATTGCTTCTTCATTCATTCgataacttaattttaatccaACATGCTGAATTTCATATGACAGAATAAAGAATCCTTAAATGCTAAAACATAAAACCCACCATGCTAAAGCTTGCTGGTGTTTCAGTAGTTGCAGACGTGAAGTTTGAATATAAAATCCATCTTTAAGTTTTATTGGAGATTATGTTTTCTATCATTCCTCCCACTATAACGCAGAAGGCTTCCCAGATACCTCAATAAAGACCCAGAAAAAAGGCTTAAAAGGAGCATGCCAATGCACAACATGTCAAGGAACCAAAGGCACTGACGGCCCAGATACAACAGTTAAATAGGACACAACCAAGTTATCTAGCTAAAATTgagaacaataacaaaaataaaccacAACATTATTGAGtgcaagaagaaaacaaacccTGCCAGTAGTAATGTTCACGATGTGGACAGAGTTGTCCTTTGAACCAGTAATAGCAAGATTAGAATCTGAGCTCAACGCCAAGCATGTCAGTCCATCGGTGTGATATGGATGACCTGAAGAGCAGAGCTGTCAAATGCCaaacaacccc
Protein-coding sequences here:
- the LOC118043657 gene encoding uncharacterized protein, encoding MTVEAVNPKAYPLADAQLSITILDLVQQAANYKQLKKGANEATKTLNRGISEFVVMAADTEPLEILLHLPLLAEDKNVPYVFVPSKQALGRACGVTRPVIACSVTTNEGSQLKTQIQQLKDAIEKLLI